The following are from one region of the Ostrinia nubilalis chromosome 28, ilOstNubi1.1, whole genome shotgun sequence genome:
- the LOC135085350 gene encoding THAP domain-containing protein 5-like yields the protein MESRNNKKCVICNKRRSRGGSPLLLSRFPLDSDRCRMWVKNAGIEDLAYVPIEKLHQLKFVCGGHFTPESFNAKGTRLKNSAIPTLELSNPILPDEVLTEFPLHVKDSNKENLKTVLYDHSYCIPKKSNPVERVPLTTTTKQLNSTCLGAVDIPDSGISAKTTFEPLPSTSNAPEHMTYKPITHDDKNICHQDAQAEILVHSYKRPKKNIEMKGKIKHPNLKN from the exons atggagagtagaaacaacaagaagtgcgttatttgtaataagaggcgaagtcgtggtggatcacccttacttttgagtaggtttcctctggattctgaccg ttgtcgaatgtgggttaaaaatgctggcatagaagacttagcatatgtacctattgaaaagttacaccaactgaagtttgtttgtggtgggcacttcactcctgaatccttcaatgccaaaggaactcggctgaagaactcagctattccaacactggaattgagcaatcccatcttgccagatgaagttttgacagagtttcctcttcatgtaaaagactccaataaagaaaacctcaagacag ttctttatgatcattcatattgcattccaaagaagtcaaatccagttgaacgag ttccccttacaactacaaccaaacaactaaattcaacatgtttgggagctgtggatataccagattctggtatttctgcgaaaacaacttttgaacctcttccttctacttccaatgcaccagaacatatgacctataaacccattactcatg atgataaaaacatttgccatcaagatgcacaggcagaaatattagtccacagttataaaagacctaagaaaaacattgaaatgaaaggtaagataaaacatcctaatttaaaaaactaa